The Firmicutes bacterium HGW-Firmicutes-1 genome includes a window with the following:
- a CDS encoding phosphoglucomutase encodes MDYMKHYEGWLQSTYFDEATKEELKGIKGNDKEIQERFYKDLEFGTGGLRGILGAGSNRMNIYTVRKATQGLANYISQEGDKAKKQGVAIAYDSRRMSPEFADEAALVLAANGIKAYVFESLRPTPVLSFAVRQLGCIAGIVVTASHNPPEYNGYKVYWEDGAQVTSPKDEDIITEVSKVEDYATVKTMDKEKAMAEGLYQVIGKEIDDLYIAELKKLVIDQEVIKKEADDFTIVYTPLHGTGNIPVRTILKEIGFTKVEVVKEQELPDGNFPTVSYPNPEDIKAFELAIKLGKEKNADVILATDPDADRLGVLAKNAEGAFVPLTGNMVGVLLLDYILSRKQEKGQLPKNGIVVETIVSTNMVGAIAKHFDVAMVETLTGFKYIGEKIKEYEESGEYEYLFGFEESYGCLIGTHARDKDAVVATMGVCELAAFYKSKGITLYEALVALYEKYGYYKESLESLTLKGIEGIEKIEHILTTLRTTPPTELNGVKVVEARDYEHDQIKNLLTGQVRPTGLPKSNVLYFDLEDESWLCIRPSGTEPKVKFYFGVKGSSMEDADAKMESFTKAMMTKIEEIAK; translated from the coding sequence ATGGATTACATGAAGCATTATGAAGGATGGTTACAAAGCACTTATTTTGATGAAGCAACGAAGGAAGAATTAAAGGGAATTAAAGGTAATGACAAAGAGATTCAGGAAAGATTTTATAAGGATTTAGAATTTGGTACAGGTGGCTTAAGAGGTATTTTAGGCGCAGGTAGCAATAGAATGAACATTTATACGGTTAGAAAAGCAACACAAGGCTTAGCAAATTATATTAGTCAAGAAGGAGACAAAGCGAAGAAGCAAGGGGTAGCGATTGCTTACGATTCTAGAAGAATGTCTCCAGAATTTGCAGATGAAGCAGCACTCGTGCTTGCAGCAAATGGAATAAAAGCCTATGTATTTGAGTCTTTAAGGCCTACTCCTGTACTTTCCTTTGCAGTTAGACAATTAGGTTGTATTGCAGGTATTGTTGTTACTGCAAGCCATAATCCGCCTGAATACAATGGATATAAGGTTTATTGGGAGGATGGGGCCCAAGTCACTTCACCAAAGGACGAAGACATCATTACAGAGGTATCTAAGGTTGAAGATTATGCAACTGTAAAAACGATGGACAAGGAAAAAGCAATGGCAGAGGGACTTTATCAAGTAATTGGTAAAGAGATAGACGATTTATATATTGCCGAGTTAAAGAAACTTGTCATTGACCAAGAGGTCATTAAAAAAGAGGCTGACGATTTCACCATTGTTTACACGCCGTTGCATGGTACAGGAAATATTCCTGTTAGAACGATCTTAAAAGAAATTGGATTCACTAAAGTTGAAGTTGTTAAGGAACAAGAGCTACCAGACGGAAATTTCCCAACGGTAAGCTACCCAAATCCTGAAGATATTAAAGCCTTTGAGCTTGCAATTAAACTAGGTAAAGAAAAAAATGCAGATGTTATTTTAGCAACAGATCCTGATGCAGACCGTCTGGGAGTACTTGCTAAAAATGCTGAAGGAGCATTCGTGCCTCTCACAGGTAATATGGTTGGAGTTTTACTTTTAGACTATATTCTAAGTCGCAAACAAGAAAAAGGTCAATTGCCTAAAAATGGTATTGTCGTTGAAACCATTGTGTCAACGAATATGGTTGGGGCTATAGCAAAGCATTTTGATGTTGCAATGGTTGAGACGCTTACAGGTTTTAAATACATTGGTGAAAAAATTAAAGAGTACGAAGAAAGTGGAGAGTATGAATATCTTTTCGGCTTTGAAGAAAGCTACGGTTGCCTGATCGGAACCCATGCTAGGGACAAGGACGCAGTAGTTGCAACTATGGGTGTTTGTGAACTTGCAGCGTTTTACAAATCTAAGGGAATTACTCTTTACGAAGCTTTAGTAGCACTTTATGAGAAATACGGTTACTACAAGGAATCACTAGAATCTCTAACCTTAAAAGGTATTGAAGGTATCGAGAAAATTGAACATATTCTGACCACCTTAAGAACAACACCTCCAACGGAGTTAAATGGTGTTAAAGTGGTTGAAGCAAGAGATTACGAGCATGATCAAATTAAGAATTTATTAACAGGACAAGTAAGACCTACAGGGCTACCTAAGTCTAATGTTCTCTACTTCGATCTAGAAGATGAGTCATGGCTCTGTATTAGACCTTCAGGCACTGAGCCTAAGGTTAAGTTCTACTTTGGTGTAAAAGGAAGCTCAATGGAAGATGCAGATGCTAAGATGGAGAGCTTCACCAAAGCTATGATGACAAAGATTGAAGAAATAGCTAAATAA
- the lepB gene encoding signal peptidase I: MKKMDRILKEWIYAFCSAVILVFILYYVMWPIHVSGNSMEKTLSSGEIILVSKLSVYLEPCKYGDIIIMYIKEGEKKQKIVKRVIGIEGEHVVIKDGLVSINGKVLQEQYTSSPTHANIDLFVPKDAYFVLGDHREISKDSREFGCVFKGDIRGRAIFISNGL, encoded by the coding sequence ATGAAAAAAATGGATAGAATACTTAAGGAATGGATTTACGCTTTTTGTAGTGCTGTAATATTGGTATTCATACTTTATTATGTCATGTGGCCCATACATGTAAGTGGAAATTCAATGGAGAAAACCCTATCTAGCGGAGAAATTATCCTAGTCTCTAAACTTAGTGTCTATTTGGAACCTTGTAAATATGGTGACATAATCATTATGTACATTAAGGAAGGCGAGAAGAAACAGAAAATAGTAAAAAGAGTAATAGGAATAGAAGGCGAGCATGTTGTTATTAAGGATGGGCTTGTGTCAATTAATGGTAAAGTACTACAAGAACAATATACCTCGAGTCCTACTCATGCAAATATCGATTTATTTGTTCCAAAGGATGCCTACTTTGTACTAGGTGATCATAGAGAAATTAGTAAGGATAGTAGGGAGTTCGGATGTGTTTTTAAAGGGGATATTAGAGGCAGGGCTATTTTTATATCTAATGGTTTATAA
- a CDS encoding Veg protein: MIAKEEISLVRKQVDKYIGSKVLIKANKGRKRVVIKEGVLQSTYPSIFIVKVQNEYQDTYRTVSYSYTDIITNNVELTLFPE, encoded by the coding sequence ATGATTGCAAAGGAAGAAATTTCACTGGTTAGGAAGCAAGTAGATAAATACATTGGTAGCAAGGTATTGATTAAAGCTAACAAAGGAAGAAAAAGAGTTGTAATCAAAGAAGGTGTTCTTCAGAGTACCTACCCAAGTATATTTATTGTGAAGGTACAAAATGAATATCAAGACACATATAGAACAGTCTCATACAGTTATACGGATATCATAACTAATAATGTTGAGCTAACGTTGTTCCCAGAATAG
- a CDS encoding aldo/keto reductase has protein sequence MKYRKLGNMEKEVSAIGLGCMGMSQGYPPFPEKSEMIRFLGQAVELGENFFDTSELYGLYANEELVGEALEPYRKQVVLATKFGWDIRDGRVLGTDSRPETIRKAVEGSLKRLRTDYIDLYYQHGIDPNVPIEEVAGTVKELAEEGKILHWGLSEAGVKTVRRAHTVFPLTALQSEYSMWYRKPEEEMLVVLEELNIGLVPFSRLGKGFLTGAITQDVFFEKNDIRLSIPRFNDPHNLEANQALANAVREYAQKKDVTPAQLALAWLLAQKPCIVPIPGTKKSFFN, from the coding sequence ATGAAATATAGGAAACTTGGAAACATGGAAAAGGAAGTATCTGCTATTGGCCTGGGATGTATGGGAATGAGCCAGGGCTATCCCCCGTTTCCTGAGAAAAGCGAGATGATTCGTTTTTTAGGTCAGGCAGTAGAATTAGGAGAGAATTTTTTTGATACATCAGAACTTTATGGCTTATATGCCAATGAAGAATTGGTAGGTGAGGCGCTGGAACCATATAGAAAACAAGTTGTCTTAGCTACAAAGTTCGGGTGGGATATACGTGACGGCAGGGTGTTAGGAACCGATAGCCGTCCTGAGACCATAAGAAAGGCAGTAGAAGGTTCTTTGAAACGTTTACGTACAGATTACATTGATTTGTATTATCAGCATGGAATAGACCCTAATGTGCCAATCGAGGAAGTTGCGGGAACTGTGAAAGAACTTGCAGAGGAAGGCAAGATTCTTCACTGGGGGCTTTCAGAGGCAGGTGTTAAGACAGTGCGTCGTGCACATACAGTATTCCCGTTAACTGCACTGCAAAGTGAGTATTCCATGTGGTATCGCAAACCAGAAGAAGAAATGCTTGTTGTATTGGAAGAATTAAATATTGGGCTGGTACCCTTTAGTCGCCTTGGAAAAGGATTTTTAACTGGTGCTATTACACAGGATGTCTTTTTTGAAAAAAACGATATACGGCTTTCTATTCCTCGTTTCAATGACCCGCATAATTTGGAAGCGAATCAGGCTCTGGCAAATGCAGTTAGAGAATATGCACAAAAAAAAGATGTAACGCCGGCACAGCTTGCACTTGCATGGCTATTAGCACAAAAACCTTGTATTGTACCAATTCCTGGTACAAAAAAATCGTTTTTCAATTAG
- a CDS encoding aminoacyl-histidine dipeptidase, translating into MNILYKLSHKEVFGFFEELTAIPRTSGNEQQVSDYLVNFAKERGLEVFQDKALNVIIKKNGTKGYEKLEPVIIQGHMDMVGEKTSTSTHDFSKDPLKLRIVDDFIYATDTTLGGDNGIAVAYGLAILDAKKLKHPPLELLITTDEETGMFGAAALSAENLSGKTLLNIDTEEEGIFIVSCAGGLTSTVTFSPKYQDLSGIVMEVSVTDLQGGHSGMEIIKQRGNAIKLLGRVLNRLNVEVEIKLVTMKGGAKHNAISREAYATIAFPEENKVQVSEIIKEMDTIFKAENRVEDPKIKVSIKKASGDQMMTTNSSKKIIGYMMTVPDGIQRMSSDIKGLVESSLNLGVLEDIAGKIVFTHAVRSSRKSKKAEITQTLATLAGLTGGVVNNTGDYPEWQYEEDSKIRKIAIETYKGLYKKEPEISAIHAGLECGLLKKLLQGTDMISFGPNLFDVHTPGEHMSISSIERTYTFLTTLLENLK; encoded by the coding sequence ATGAACATATTGTATAAACTTTCACATAAAGAGGTCTTTGGATTTTTCGAAGAATTGACCGCTATTCCGAGAACTTCTGGAAATGAACAACAGGTAAGTGATTACCTAGTGAATTTTGCAAAAGAACGCGGTCTAGAAGTCTTTCAAGATAAAGCACTAAACGTGATTATTAAAAAGAATGGAACAAAGGGTTACGAGAAATTAGAACCTGTAATTATTCAGGGACATATGGACATGGTCGGTGAAAAAACCAGTACCAGTACCCATGATTTTTCGAAGGATCCTTTAAAACTAAGAATAGTTGATGATTTTATTTATGCAACAGATACCACTTTAGGAGGAGACAACGGTATAGCAGTTGCTTACGGATTGGCAATTTTGGATGCAAAAAAATTAAAACATCCGCCGCTAGAACTACTCATCACCACGGATGAGGAAACGGGTATGTTTGGTGCCGCCGCCTTGTCCGCAGAGAACTTATCCGGAAAGACGTTGCTGAATATTGATACAGAAGAAGAAGGCATTTTTATTGTGAGTTGTGCAGGGGGGCTGACGTCTACTGTCACCTTCAGTCCCAAGTACCAAGATCTGTCTGGAATCGTTATGGAGGTTTCTGTAACAGATTTACAGGGAGGACATTCGGGAATGGAGATCATCAAACAAAGAGGAAATGCCATCAAACTTTTAGGAAGAGTCCTTAACAGACTCAATGTGGAAGTTGAAATAAAGCTGGTTACGATGAAAGGCGGAGCGAAACACAATGCGATTTCAAGAGAAGCCTATGCAACGATAGCGTTTCCGGAGGAGAATAAGGTGCAGGTCTCTGAAATCATAAAGGAGATGGACACCATTTTCAAGGCTGAAAACAGAGTGGAAGACCCCAAAATCAAGGTAAGCATTAAAAAAGCTTCAGGTGATCAGATGATGACTACAAATAGTAGCAAGAAAATCATTGGATATATGATGACTGTTCCTGATGGAATTCAAAGAATGAGTAGTGATATCAAAGGTCTTGTTGAAAGCAGTTTGAACTTAGGCGTCTTAGAAGATATTGCCGGAAAGATCGTATTCACACATGCTGTAAGAAGTTCACGCAAAAGTAAGAAGGCAGAAATAACACAAACCCTAGCAACATTAGCAGGTCTTACGGGTGGGGTGGTCAATAATACAGGTGATTATCCTGAATGGCAATATGAAGAAGACTCCAAAATAAGAAAAATAGCCATAGAGACCTACAAAGGCCTTTACAAAAAAGAACCGGAAATTAGCGCTATTCATGCAGGACTTGAATGCGGGCTATTGAAGAAATTACTACAAGGGACTGATATGATCAGCTTTGGTCCAAATCTTTTTGATGTACATACGCCTGGAGAACATATGAGTATCTCTTCAATAGAAAGAACTTATACATTTTTGACAACGTTACTTGAAAATTTGAAGTAA
- a CDS encoding oligopeptide transporter, OPT family yields the protein MSQMNKDLSSNAYGGIKGENYIPFIPTTEVMPETTGYSIIIGILFACLFAAANTYLGLKVGMTISAGIPGAILATGLLKAVFKRNSILEANMIASLAAMGESIAGGIIFVLPALILLGFGLSIIQVAIVTVVGGVMGVFFITPLRRFLVVEEHGTLIFPEGMAAAEVLVAGSVGGSGFKTVLTGIGVGGVYKFLSGGLKLWPESASYTFTRYQGTQIGVDALASLLGVGFIIGTKVSALMFGGGVIAWFALIPIIKFMGDGLTVPIFPASTIISEMSAGEIWSNYIRYIGTGAVAAGGIISLITSLPTIIGSFKQALKGMGSKKGGKVERTNMEAPLIWVIGAAVFGFFATWLIPAIGGGLLGGISAVVFSFFFAVVSARMVGIIGASSNPVSGMTIATLLVVASLLKITGVTGDEGIKTALLIAGVVCVAIAVAGGTAQSLKTTFIIGGNPKSVQIGMFVALAIASLSAGGVVLLLDKAYEIGSAEVAAPQASLMRLIVEGIMTAQIPWTLVIVGAAIAAFCWMVKIPILPVALGIYLPISLSTPVLIGGLVRSLVEKKFKDDEKRKTGSVDRGVLLASGLVAGDALIGILIAVFAVLEVKIGIGAKLFPTLAESSLLSFIMFTVIGVWVYMFAIKKNKEVK from the coding sequence ATGAGTCAAATGAATAAAGATCTTTCAAGCAATGCTTATGGCGGAATAAAAGGAGAGAACTACATTCCTTTTATCCCAACAACGGAAGTTATGCCTGAAACAACTGGTTATTCCATTATAATCGGGATACTCTTTGCTTGCTTATTTGCAGCAGCAAACACTTATCTAGGTCTTAAAGTGGGTATGACTATTTCAGCGGGTATACCGGGTGCTATCCTTGCAACAGGACTCTTAAAAGCTGTTTTTAAAAGAAACAGTATCCTTGAAGCCAATATGATTGCATCCCTTGCAGCAATGGGGGAATCCATAGCGGGCGGTATTATATTCGTGCTTCCAGCCCTGATTCTTTTAGGATTTGGACTGTCCATAATTCAAGTTGCAATTGTAACTGTGGTAGGTGGAGTCATGGGCGTCTTCTTCATTACACCCCTTAGAAGATTCCTAGTTGTCGAAGAACATGGTACACTTATATTTCCTGAAGGCATGGCTGCAGCTGAAGTTCTTGTTGCGGGCAGTGTTGGTGGAAGTGGGTTCAAAACAGTTTTAACAGGAATTGGTGTAGGTGGAGTCTATAAATTTCTCTCAGGAGGACTGAAATTATGGCCAGAATCAGCATCTTATACCTTCACACGTTACCAAGGAACTCAGATCGGGGTTGACGCCCTCGCATCACTTTTGGGTGTTGGTTTCATCATCGGAACCAAGGTTTCAGCGCTGATGTTTGGTGGTGGAGTCATTGCATGGTTTGCTTTGATCCCCATCATCAAGTTTATGGGTGATGGCCTTACAGTTCCGATATTCCCAGCAAGTACTATCATTTCAGAGATGTCAGCTGGAGAGATTTGGTCAAACTACATTAGATATATCGGAACCGGTGCTGTTGCAGCGGGTGGAATAATTTCATTGATCACATCGCTTCCTACAATCATTGGAAGTTTTAAGCAGGCGCTTAAAGGAATGGGGAGCAAAAAAGGTGGTAAAGTTGAAAGAACGAATATGGAAGCTCCTTTGATTTGGGTAATTGGCGCGGCTGTATTTGGATTTTTCGCAACCTGGCTGATTCCTGCAATCGGAGGAGGACTCTTGGGTGGTATCTCTGCAGTTGTATTTTCCTTCTTTTTTGCAGTGGTATCTGCAAGAATGGTCGGGATAATTGGTGCTTCCAGTAATCCGGTTTCCGGCATGACCATAGCAACTTTGTTGGTTGTAGCCTCATTGCTCAAGATTACAGGAGTAACGGGTGATGAAGGTATCAAAACTGCACTACTAATTGCTGGTGTTGTCTGTGTAGCGATTGCTGTAGCCGGTGGAACTGCTCAAAGCTTAAAGACCACTTTCATAATAGGCGGAAATCCCAAAAGTGTTCAGATCGGAATGTTTGTAGCACTAGCGATCGCTTCGTTATCAGCTGGGGGCGTTGTGCTTTTGCTGGATAAAGCTTATGAAATCGGATCAGCAGAAGTTGCTGCGCCACAGGCCTCCTTAATGAGATTGATTGTTGAAGGGATAATGACGGCGCAGATTCCTTGGACGCTCGTTATTGTTGGAGCTGCTATTGCAGCATTTTGTTGGATGGTTAAAATTCCAATACTCCCCGTTGCGTTGGGGATTTATTTGCCCATATCCCTCAGCACACCGGTGCTCATCGGTGGACTTGTAAGAAGTCTCGTTGAGAAAAAATTCAAAGATGATGAAAAGAGAAAAACAGGTTCTGTTGATCGCGGGGTACTTCTTGCATCAGGACTTGTTGCAGGGGATGCGCTGATTGGAATATTAATTGCTGTCTTTGCCGTGCTCGAAGTGAAAATAGGAATTGGAGCCAAACTGTTTCCAACTCTCGCAGAAAGTAGTTTGTTATCCTTTATTATGTTCACTGTCATAGGCGTTTGGGTATATATGTTTGCGATCAAGAAAAATAAGGAAGTGAAATAA
- a CDS encoding PqqD family protein: protein MIVHTVKDKYNFALYVPVIKYKDWEIIEGRVKLYFHIKDPIRRFAGWLVKKSPAHDLTFDELSSITWITVDGKKTIFEISKLINKDNKDTMEESLRRVVTFFRYLAKKGWITFIEAKPE from the coding sequence ATGATTGTACATACTGTTAAGGATAAATACAATTTTGCACTCTATGTACCTGTGATCAAATACAAGGACTGGGAAATTATAGAGGGCAGAGTCAAGTTGTATTTTCATATAAAAGATCCTATCAGAAGATTTGCAGGTTGGCTGGTTAAAAAATCACCTGCTCATGATTTAACTTTTGATGAATTGTCCTCCATTACATGGATAACTGTGGATGGGAAAAAAACTATATTTGAAATTTCAAAATTAATCAATAAGGACAACAAAGATACGATGGAAGAATCCTTAAGAAGAGTGGTTACTTTCTTCCGATATCTGGCTAAGAAAGGTTGGATTACTTTTATAGAAGCTAAACCTGAATAA